A section of the Candidatus Zixiibacteriota bacterium genome encodes:
- the topA gene encoding type I DNA topoisomerase has product MAKNLVIVESPTKSKTLAKFLGKEFTIKASVGHVLDLPKSKLGIDLENGFQPTYQVIKGKAPIIKELKEAAAKAKAIFLAPDPDREGEAIAYHIASKLSGLKIPIRRVTFNEITKKAVLAGIENATAIDQKLVDAQQARRILDRLVGYKVSPVLWQTIYYGLSAGRVQSVALRIICEREAQIDAFRPEEYWKLLAEFVTAKKEKFEARLFKIKGGDFKVSSAGEAEKLKADVFKQNFAVDKVETDKKTRRALPPYITSTLQQDASIRLSFASAKTMQVAQSLYEGVEIGDEGQVGLITYMRTDSVRIADEAVVAAKNFIVENYGPEFYPETPNVYKTKKNAQDAHEAIRPTYLEYPPERVKKYLSRDQYRLYELIWNRFLASQMAPAEFDQLTVDVVGGPYQFRATSTRVTFDGFLKVYSMTAEEDPNGNGNGEVKKLPKLAVGDNLKLSEVTPTQHFTKAPPRFTEASLVKELESNGIGRPSTYAQIITTLKARKYVEVQQRRLFPTELGKTVNGILVKEFPDIFSVEFTAQMEGELDKVEEGDFTWQQVLEDFYGPFSTRLTEVESTQHEIKASMQKVSDITCDKCGRPMVEKWGRNGRFLACSGYPDCKNTQPLDAQKDAPTDEKCELCGSAMVIKTGRFGKFMACSAYPDCKNTKPISTGIKCPKDGGDVVERRSRYGKPFWGCGNYPKCDFASWYKPVAQKCPSCGAAYMVDKETKRDGHHLYCPTCHHKHSLETTPEVTPA; this is encoded by the coding sequence TTGGCAAAAAATCTCGTCATCGTCGAGTCGCCGACGAAGTCCAAGACCCTGGCCAAGTTCCTCGGTAAGGAATTCACCATTAAGGCCTCGGTGGGTCACGTCCTGGATCTGCCCAAGTCGAAGCTCGGCATTGACCTGGAAAACGGCTTCCAGCCGACCTATCAGGTGATCAAGGGGAAAGCTCCGATCATCAAGGAGTTGAAGGAAGCGGCCGCCAAGGCAAAAGCTATTTTCCTGGCACCTGACCCGGATCGTGAAGGCGAAGCGATCGCCTATCATATTGCCTCCAAATTGAGCGGGCTAAAAATCCCAATCCGGCGGGTCACGTTTAACGAGATAACCAAGAAAGCCGTTTTGGCCGGGATCGAGAATGCGACGGCAATCGACCAGAAGCTGGTTGATGCGCAGCAGGCGCGTCGAATCCTGGACCGCCTGGTGGGTTACAAGGTGAGCCCTGTGCTGTGGCAGACCATCTATTACGGTCTTTCTGCTGGGCGCGTGCAGTCGGTAGCGCTCCGAATCATCTGCGAGCGCGAAGCGCAAATTGACGCGTTCAGGCCGGAGGAATATTGGAAACTTCTCGCGGAGTTCGTCACTGCCAAGAAGGAGAAGTTTGAAGCTCGGCTCTTCAAAATCAAAGGCGGAGATTTCAAAGTCTCGTCGGCTGGAGAAGCTGAGAAGCTGAAAGCCGACGTCTTCAAGCAGAATTTCGCCGTTGATAAGGTTGAGACCGACAAGAAGACACGGCGGGCGCTTCCTCCTTATATAACCTCGACGCTGCAGCAAGACGCGTCGATCCGGCTGAGTTTTGCCTCGGCCAAGACCATGCAGGTTGCCCAATCCCTGTACGAAGGCGTCGAAATCGGCGATGAAGGACAGGTTGGCTTGATCACCTACATGCGTACCGACTCGGTCCGAATTGCGGATGAAGCCGTGGTTGCTGCAAAGAATTTTATTGTAGAAAATTACGGTCCGGAATTCTATCCGGAGACTCCTAACGTCTACAAGACCAAGAAAAATGCTCAGGATGCGCACGAAGCGATCCGTCCGACGTACCTGGAGTATCCGCCGGAAAGAGTAAAGAAGTACCTCTCGCGCGACCAGTACCGGCTTTACGAACTGATTTGGAATCGGTTTTTGGCGTCGCAGATGGCTCCGGCCGAATTCGATCAATTGACGGTTGATGTGGTAGGCGGACCGTACCAGTTTCGCGCCACCAGCACGCGGGTTACCTTCGACGGATTCCTCAAAGTCTATTCGATGACGGCCGAAGAGGATCCGAACGGCAACGGCAACGGCGAAGTCAAGAAACTGCCGAAGCTGGCCGTCGGCGACAACCTCAAGCTTAGCGAGGTCACTCCGACCCAGCACTTCACCAAGGCGCCACCACGGTTTACTGAGGCCTCGCTGGTAAAGGAACTCGAGTCCAACGGCATTGGCCGGCCGTCGACCTACGCGCAGATCATCACGACGCTGAAAGCGCGCAAATATGTCGAGGTGCAACAGCGGCGCTTGTTCCCGACGGAACTGGGCAAGACGGTCAACGGGATTCTGGTTAAAGAATTCCCCGACATCTTCTCCGTCGAGTTTACCGCCCAGATGGAAGGCGAACTCGATAAAGTGGAGGAAGGCGACTTCACCTGGCAGCAGGTTCTCGAGGACTTCTACGGTCCGTTTTCAACGCGGCTAACCGAGGTCGAAAGCACGCAGCACGAAATCAAGGCATCGATGCAAAAAGTCTCCGACATCACCTGCGACAAGTGCGGGCGTCCGATGGTGGAGAAGTGGGGGCGTAACGGACGATTCCTGGCCTGCTCGGGATATCCGGATTGCAAGAATACGCAGCCGCTGGACGCGCAGAAAGATGCGCCGACTGATGAGAAGTGCGAATTATGCGGTTCAGCGATGGTTATCAAGACGGGTCGTTTCGGCAAATTCATGGCCTGCTCGGCCTATCCCGACTGCAAGAACACCAAGCCGATTTCCACCGGCATCAAGTGTCCAAAAGATGGCGGGGATGTCGTCGAGCGGCGCAGCCGTTACGGCAAGCCTTTCTGGGGCTGCGGCAACTACCCGAAGTGCGATTTCGCCTCCTGGTATAAGCCGGTGGCGCAGAAGTGCCCATCCTGCGGCGCCGCCTACATGGTGGACAAGGAGACGAAGCGCGACGGCCACCACCTCTACTGTCCAACCTGTCATCACAAGCACTCGCTCGAGACCACCCCGGAAGTAACTCCGGCCTGA
- a CDS encoding DNA-directed RNA polymerase subunit omega → MDRHRDETLLMSNLDKITLNHYEAVLVAAKRARYVNLKRLQQLQMMNEDSEYNFDYRKVTTLALDDLLNDRIKYVYRSQE, encoded by the coding sequence ATGGATCGCCACAGAGATGAAACGCTGCTGATGAGCAACCTGGACAAGATTACGCTGAACCATTATGAGGCTGTCCTGGTCGCCGCCAAGCGCGCTCGCTACGTCAATCTCAAACGCCTGCAACAATTACAGATGATGAATGAAGACAGCGAGTACAATTTCGATTATCGCAAGGTCACAACGCTGGCGCTGGACGACCTTTTGAACGACCGCATCAAGTACGTCTATCGCAGTCAGGAATAA